ACGATCAACACGTTCGTCCCCTGGCCGTCCTCGACGTACTCCGGCAGCCACGCGTCTCCCACAACGACGTCCGCCGTTTCGGCTACGACATCGTCGCAGTAGTCACACGCGTTGTACTTGAACAGGCCTAGGGAGTAGTCCGTCCCGAAGTATTTCTGCACGATGTCCCCCGTCCGGACCTCGCGCGCGTCCTGGATCCGGGTGAACTCCATCCCCTTCTGCTTGGCTGTGGCGCCCGGGTACTTCTTGCGGAAGTCCACCCCGCGCAATGCCCCCGGCTCGATGCCATCCTGCCACGCGAGCATCTCCGCGTAGAAGGTGCTCTTGAGGTGCCCGCAGACGAGCCCGATTGCGAAGCCGAGCCGCTCTGCCAGCACGGAATCACGGGCGGCCAGCAGGCGGAGCGCTTTGATGAAGCACGGGACCCCCACGACGGCGTAACACCCTTCGTGCTCCTTCATCTCGCGCACCACCTCCGAGAGCTCCACCGGGTAGTAGACGGAGCGAGAGGCATGCTTCGTCGCCTCCAGGTCTCTCGTGACGGCGTAGCGATAGAGGACGCCGTCACTGTTGGAGGGGGGCTGTGCAACTACTTGAACGACGGCGTCTACGAGCCCCTTCCGCATCAGCTCGTAGCCGATCCATTTCCCGAGTCCCCCGGAGCTGCCGTGGTCTCGAAACTCGCCTTCCTGAACGAACCCTGCGTAGCAGCTGAGGTGGTAGCCGAGCTTATCGTGCCACGTCGCGTACGAGCCGAAAAGCCGCTGCGCGATAGCTGTTTCGTTGGAGGCCTGATCGGAGAATGGACACACCCGCTGCAATCCGCTGGCCTGCGCAGGGCCGGTCACTGCCGGCTCGTACTGCCCACTCTCATTGAGGCCCATCGCCAAGCCGCTGCCCTCTACGGCCGCGCAGGCCCCACAGCCTACACAGTATCCCCCGGCCACCACCGTATCCAGCAGGTGCTTCCGCTCCTGCTCGCCATTCGCCGCCGTCTTACTCATAAGAAGATCCGTCCCTGCTGCGCTAGTCATTCGCGTGTGCAAGCTCCCGTTCCCGCCACCGATAGTCTAAGAGAACACTTCCGCTCTTAGCGCTGGGTGTTTTACCAACCCCGTAGAAGTCCCCGCCTTCCACGTAGAAGCGCGAGGCAGCCTCAATCCAATCTGCTTTTTGACGGTTCCGCCATATGGAGGTGTTAAGCGAGTAATCCCCAGAAGGCAAGGGGAGGCGGGGGATCTCGCACACGATCAGCCCCCTCCCAGGGCGGAGCGCGTCGTTCACCGTAGCGGGGTCGAAGGCCGTGCTTAGGTACGCGACGTTGCGGCTCATGTGGTCGTAGAGGCCGAGGTGGACGTCGCACTTCCCCGTCTCTTCCAGCATCTCGTAGTCGAGGCAGATCCGCACCGTCTCTCCCGAGGCGAAGGTGGTCCGCCGCTCGCCGTTCTCGCCCTCGAACCACAGCCCCAGCAGGCGCACGCTCCCGTCGCCCTCCCGGTCCGTCCGGTCAGCCACCTCGACGTCGGCGTAGGCGTCCATCTGGCTGAGGTAGACGCCGATGGCCTCATCGACGCCGCCGTCGAAGGTGACCCGCCCGCCGTCAAGCACGACGCCGCGCTCGCACAGCGCCTCGATCATGTTCATGTGGTGACTCACGAAGATCACCGTCCGCCCCTCTCCCGCCACGTCGTCCATCTTCCCGAGGCACTTCTTCTGGAAGGCCACGTCGCCGACCGCAAGCACCTCGTCCACGAGCAGGATCTCCGGCTCCAGGTGCGCCGCCACCGAGAACGCCAGCCGCACCTTCATCCCCGAGGAGTACCGCTTCACCGGCGTGTCGATGAACTTCTCGATCTCGGAGAACGCGACGATCTCGTCGAACTTCCGGT
The Rhodothermales bacterium genome window above contains:
- a CDS encoding Coenzyme F420 hydrogenase/dehydrogenase, beta subunit C-terminal domain, producing MSKTAANGEQERKHLLDTVVAGGYCVGCGACAAVEGSGLAMGLNESGQYEPAVTGPAQASGLQRVCPFSDQASNETAIAQRLFGSYATWHDKLGYHLSCYAGFVQEGEFRDHGSSGGLGKWIGYELMRKGLVDAVVQVVAQPPSNSDGVLYRYAVTRDLEATKHASRSVYYPVELSEVVREMKEHEGCYAVVGVPCFIKALRLLAARDSVLAERLGFAIGLVCGHLKSTFYAEMLAWQDGIEPGALRGVDFRKKYPGATAKQKGMEFTRIQDAREVRTGDIVQKYFGTDYSLGLFKYNACDYCDDVVAETADVVVGDAWLPEYVEDGQGTNVLIVRRREVQDLIDEARAEGRLALDVLDTEAVVQSQAGGFRHRRDGLAYRLQLKDEAGDWRPTKRVAARADHLSLEGKRKFLLRLDLAEEGPGAYREARRRGSFAYFQRRIERITRDHRNGDAYWPRFVRPLRQLLRFGRRARGGVARRVRRLPFVPSTSQQPVSRSSQ
- a CDS encoding ABC transporter ATP-binding protein yields the protein MSNLAIRIDGIGKRYRIGMLEERSETLAGAALGVLKAPLKSFRDLRKLSVFGEADEADVLWALRDISFDVKHGEVVGLIGRNGAGKSTLLKVLSRITEPTTGSIDIYGRVASLLEVGTGFHPDLTGRENAYLNGTILGMKKAEVDRKFDEIVAFSEIEKFIDTPVKRYSSGMKVRLAFSVAAHLEPEILLVDEVLAVGDVAFQKKCLGKMDDVAGEGRTVIFVSHHMNMIEALCERGVVLDGGRVTFDGGVDEAIGVYLSQMDAYADVEVADRTDREGDGSVRLLGLWFEGENGERRTTFASGETVRICLDYEMLEETGKCDVHLGLYDHMSRNVAYLSTAFDPATVNDALRPGRGLIVCEIPRLPLPSGDYSLNTSIWRNRQKADWIEAASRFYVEGGDFYGVGKTPSAKSGSVLLDYRWRERELAHAND